The following coding sequences lie in one Phragmites australis chromosome 8, lpPhrAust1.1, whole genome shotgun sequence genomic window:
- the LOC133926597 gene encoding alanine--tRNA ligase, chloroplastic/mitochondrial-like isoform X3, translating into MEVAARPLPLLSTAPAHRLRLLLLPPRPVSGRRLRPSPGPRGFGCVGDGWGGRHSARKKGFIIISSSSGSSIQYSSVEPATQEVGAEGSSGEWSGDAIRRRFLDFYAARGHKILPSSSLVPDDPTVFLTIAGMLQFKPIFLGNEPRRVPCATTSQKCIRTNDIENVGRTARHQTFFEMLGNFSFGDYFKKEATAWAWELATKEYGLPTERLWISVFEDDDEAFFIWHNEVGVPKERIKRMGADDNFWTSGATGPCGPCSEIYYDFYPERGSSDADLGDDSRFIEFYNLVFMQYNKKDDGSLEPLKQKNIDTGMGLERMARILQKVPNNYETDLIFPIIEKIIGDHMRAVVYLISDGVIPSNIGRGYVVRRLIRRVVRMGRLIGIKGDGHGNSEGAFLPSLAEVVISLSTEIDPDVESRRKSILGELQREELRFVQTLERGEKLLDELLDEALLSAGNNGKKPSLSGKDVFLLYDTYGFPVEITAEIAGERGVTVDMKGFDIEMENQRKQSQAAHNVVKLSVGNGTDIVKSIPDTEFLGYDSLFATAVVKGLLVNGDPVNEVLEGSEVEILLDRTPFYAESGGQVGDNGFLYVNGGEDGKQKAVIEIKDVQKSLGNIFVHKGTIKLGSVEVGKEIDASVDTKLRQGAKAHHTATHLLQSALKSVVGSETSQAGSLVAFDRLRFDFNFHRPLSEEELLTIESLVNQWIGAATQLETKVMALQDAKIAGAIAMFGEKYGEQVRVVEVPGVSMELCGGTHVSNTAEIRGFKIISEQGIASGIRRIEAVAGDAFVEYVCARDNYMRHLCSSLKVKAEDVNGRVETILEELRTTRNEVSSLRSKIAVLKAASLASKATTVAPHNVRIMVENMGDVDADGLKSAAEYLVETMQDPAAVILGSSPGDSKVNLVAAFSPGVVKMGMRAGNFVGGIAKLCGGGGGGKPNFAQAGGRKPENLPDALEKARAEIVAAVSSDSS; encoded by the exons ATGGAGGTGGCCGCTcgcccccttcccctcctctccacTGCACCCGcccaccgcctccgcctcctcctcctccctcctcgccccgtctccggccgccgcctccgcccctCCCCTGGACCCCGAG GTTTCGGCTGCGTGGGTGATGGCTGGGGAGGAAGGCATTCTGCTCGTAAGAAAGGATTCATCATAATAAGCAGCTCGTCAGGTTCAAGCATTCAGTACT CATCAGTAGAACCCGCAACTCAGGAAGTGGGCGCAGAGGGTTCTTCAGGGGAATGGAGCGGGGATGCCATTCGCCGGAGGTTCCTTGATTTCTATGCTGCCCGTGGCCATAAGATCCTCCCCAGCTCGTCGCTTGTGCCTGACGATCCGACTGTGTTCCTCACCATCGCGGGGATGCTTCAGTTCAAGCCTATATTTCTTGGCAAT GAACCTAGGCGTGTGCCATGTGCCACTACCTCCCAGAAATGCATACGAACAAATGATATTGAAAATGTGGGACGCACTGCTCGACATCAGACTTTCTTTGAGATGCTTGGGAACTTCAGTTTTGGCGATTACTTCAAGAAAGAAGCAACCGCATGGGCATGGGAGCTGGCAACCAAGGA atatggATTACCCACAGAAAGGCTGTGGATTAGTGTTttcgaagatgatgatgaagcatTCTTCATTTGGCACAATGAG GTTGGTGTACCAAAGGAGCGGATAAAGAGGATGGGTGCAGATGATAACTTTTGGACTAGTGGCGCAACTGGACCCTGTGGACCATGCTCTGAAATTTATTATGATTTCTATCCCGAGCGAGGATCATCAGATGCG GATTTAGGCGATGATAGTCGATTCATTGAATTCTATAATCTTGTCTTTATGCAATACAACAAAAAGGATGATGGATCCCTAGAACCACTGAAACAAAAGAACATCGATACAGGAATGGGACTTGAGCGTATGGCACGCATTCTTCAAAAG GTTCCAAACAACTATGAGACAGACTTGATTTTCCCAATTATAGAAAAG atAATTGGAGATCATATGAGAGCAGTTGTTTATCTCATATCAGATGGGGTCATTCCCTCGAATATTGGGAGAGGATATGTTGTTCGAAGGCTTATAAGAAGAGTAGTTCGGATGGGTAGATTGATAGGTATAAAAGGTGATGGGCATGGAAATTCTGAAGGTGCATTTTTACCTTCACTAGCCGAGGTAGTGATCAGCCTTAGCACTGAGATAGATCCAGATGTTGAATCACGACGGAAATCTATTCTTGGAGAACTTCAAAGGGAAGAGCTGCGATTTGTCCAGACTTTGGAAAGAGGTGAAAAGTTATTGGATGAACTTCTAGATGAGGCGCTATTAAGTGCTGGTAATAATGGAAAAAAGCCTTCCCTATCTGGAAAAGATGTTTTCCTTTTGTACGATACATATGGTTTTCCAGTAGAGATTACAGCTGAAATAGCCGGTGAACGAGGTGTTACTGTTGATATGAAGGGATTTGATATTGAAATGGAAAACCAAAGGAAACAATCTCAGGCTGCTCATAATGTAGTGAAGCTTTCTGTAGGAAATGGGACCGATATAGTCAAGAGCATCCCCGATACTGAATTTTTGGGATATGACTCTCTCTTTGCCACTGCTGTTGTTAAAGGTCTCTTGGTTAATGGAGACCCAGTGAATGAAGTTTTAGAAGGTTCTGAAGTAGAAATATTATTAGATCGGACGCCATTCTATGCTGAATCAGGTGGTCAAGTTGGAGATAATGGTTTCTTATATGTGAATGGAGGGGAAGATGGAAAACAAAAGGCAGTCATAGAAATCAAAGACGTCCAAAAATCTCTGGGAAATATATTTGTGCACAAAGGCACAATTAAGCTAGGGTCAGTAGAGGTTGGCAAGGAAATCGATGCTTCTGTTGATACAAAATTGAGGCAGGGTGCTAAG GCCCATCATACTGCAACACATCTACTACAGTCCGCTCTTAAAAGTGTTGTTGGTTCAGAAACTTCACAGGCTGGTTCCCTTGTGGCTTTTGATCGTCTCCGGTTTGACTTCAATTTCCATCGCCCCCTTTCTGAAGAGGAATTACTGACAATTGAATCACTTGTAAACCAATGGATTGGCGCTGCAACACAACTTGAGACAAAAGTCATGGCTTTGCAAGATGCAAAAATTGCTGGTGCCATTGCTATGTTTGGAGAAAAGTATGGTGAACAG GTCAGAGTCGTTGAGGTCCCTGGGGTCTCGATGGAACTTTGTGGTGGAACTCATGTCAGTAATACTGCTGAGATTCGTGGTTTCAAGATAATCTCAGAACAGGGAATAGCTTCTGGAATCAGAAGGATTGAGGCAGTTGCAGGTGATGCATTTGTTGAGTATGTTTGTGCTCGCGACAACTATATGCGACACTTATGCTCATCCCTTAAG GTTAAAGCTGAAGATGTGAATGGCAGAGTAGAAACAATTCTTGAAGAATTAAGAACAACCAGAAATGAAGTATCATCTCTACGCAGCAAAATTGCAGTGCTCAAAGCAGCATCTCTCGCAAGTAAAGCAACAACCGTTGCGCCCCATAATGTCAG GATTATGGTTGAGAACATGGGTGATGTGGATGCCGATGGGCTGAAAAGCGCCGCCGAGTATCTAGTGGAAACCATGCAAGACCCTGCTGCGGTGATTTTGGGATCAAGTCCAGGGGATAGTAAAGTTAACTTGGTTGCTGCCTTCAGCCCTGGAGTTGTCAAAATGGGGATGCGGGCAGGGAACTTCGTGGGTGGCATAGCCAAACTCTgcggcggaggtggtggcggtAAGCCTAACTTTGCGCAAGCTGGTGGGCGGAAGCCAGAAAACTTACCAGATGCCCTTGAGAAGGCCCGAGCTGAAATTGTTGCTGCAGTATCATCAGACTCCAGCTGA
- the LOC133926597 gene encoding alanine--tRNA ligase, chloroplastic/mitochondrial-like isoform X1, which produces MEVAARPLPLLSTAPAHRLRLLLLPPRPVSGRRLRPSPGPRGFGCVGDGWGGRHSARKKGFIIISSSSGSSIQYSSVEPATQEVGAEGSSGEWSGDAIRRRFLDFYAARGHKILPSSSLVPDDPTVFLTIAGMLQFKPIFLGNEPRRVPCATTSQKCIRTNDIENVGRTARHQTFFEMLGNFSFGDYFKKEATAWAWELATKEYGLPTERLWISVFEDDDEAFFIWHNEVGVPKERIKRMGADDNFWTSGATGPCGPCSEIYYDFYPERGSSDADLGDDSRFIEFYNLVFMQYNKKDDGSLEPLKQKNIDTGMGLERMARILQKVPNNYETDLIFPIIEKAGSMAMVSYAKADDATKTNLKIIGDHMRAVVYLISDGVIPSNIGRGYVVRRLIRRVVRMGRLIGIKGDGHGNSEGAFLPSLAEVVISLSTEIDPDVESRRKSILGELQREELRFVQTLERGEKLLDELLDEALLSAGNNGKKPSLSGKDVFLLYDTYGFPVEITAEIAGERGVTVDMKGFDIEMENQRKQSQAAHNVVKLSVGNGTDIVKSIPDTEFLGYDSLFATAVVKGLLVNGDPVNEVLEGSEVEILLDRTPFYAESGGQVGDNGFLYVNGGEDGKQKAVIEIKDVQKSLGNIFVHKGTIKLGSVEVGKEIDASVDTKLRQGAKAHHTATHLLQSALKSVVGSETSQAGSLVAFDRLRFDFNFHRPLSEEELLTIESLVNQWIGAATQLETKVMALQDAKIAGAIAMFGEKYGEQVRVVEVPGVSMELCGGTHVSNTAEIRGFKIISEQGIASGIRRIEAVAGDAFVEYVCARDNYMRHLCSSLKVKAEDVNGRVETILEELRTTRNEVSSLRSKIAVLKAASLASKATTVAPHNVRIMVENMGDVDADGLKSAAEYLVETMQDPAAVILGSSPGDSKVNLVAAFSPGVVKMGMRAGNFVGGIAKLCGGGGGGKPNFAQAGGRKPENLPDALEKARAEIVAAVSSDSS; this is translated from the exons ATGGAGGTGGCCGCTcgcccccttcccctcctctccacTGCACCCGcccaccgcctccgcctcctcctcctccctcctcgccccgtctccggccgccgcctccgcccctCCCCTGGACCCCGAG GTTTCGGCTGCGTGGGTGATGGCTGGGGAGGAAGGCATTCTGCTCGTAAGAAAGGATTCATCATAATAAGCAGCTCGTCAGGTTCAAGCATTCAGTACT CATCAGTAGAACCCGCAACTCAGGAAGTGGGCGCAGAGGGTTCTTCAGGGGAATGGAGCGGGGATGCCATTCGCCGGAGGTTCCTTGATTTCTATGCTGCCCGTGGCCATAAGATCCTCCCCAGCTCGTCGCTTGTGCCTGACGATCCGACTGTGTTCCTCACCATCGCGGGGATGCTTCAGTTCAAGCCTATATTTCTTGGCAAT GAACCTAGGCGTGTGCCATGTGCCACTACCTCCCAGAAATGCATACGAACAAATGATATTGAAAATGTGGGACGCACTGCTCGACATCAGACTTTCTTTGAGATGCTTGGGAACTTCAGTTTTGGCGATTACTTCAAGAAAGAAGCAACCGCATGGGCATGGGAGCTGGCAACCAAGGA atatggATTACCCACAGAAAGGCTGTGGATTAGTGTTttcgaagatgatgatgaagcatTCTTCATTTGGCACAATGAG GTTGGTGTACCAAAGGAGCGGATAAAGAGGATGGGTGCAGATGATAACTTTTGGACTAGTGGCGCAACTGGACCCTGTGGACCATGCTCTGAAATTTATTATGATTTCTATCCCGAGCGAGGATCATCAGATGCG GATTTAGGCGATGATAGTCGATTCATTGAATTCTATAATCTTGTCTTTATGCAATACAACAAAAAGGATGATGGATCCCTAGAACCACTGAAACAAAAGAACATCGATACAGGAATGGGACTTGAGCGTATGGCACGCATTCTTCAAAAG GTTCCAAACAACTATGAGACAGACTTGATTTTCCCAATTATAGAAAAGGCAGGTAGCATGGCGATGGTGTCCTACGCTAAAGCTGATGATGCCACAAAGACAAATCTTAAA atAATTGGAGATCATATGAGAGCAGTTGTTTATCTCATATCAGATGGGGTCATTCCCTCGAATATTGGGAGAGGATATGTTGTTCGAAGGCTTATAAGAAGAGTAGTTCGGATGGGTAGATTGATAGGTATAAAAGGTGATGGGCATGGAAATTCTGAAGGTGCATTTTTACCTTCACTAGCCGAGGTAGTGATCAGCCTTAGCACTGAGATAGATCCAGATGTTGAATCACGACGGAAATCTATTCTTGGAGAACTTCAAAGGGAAGAGCTGCGATTTGTCCAGACTTTGGAAAGAGGTGAAAAGTTATTGGATGAACTTCTAGATGAGGCGCTATTAAGTGCTGGTAATAATGGAAAAAAGCCTTCCCTATCTGGAAAAGATGTTTTCCTTTTGTACGATACATATGGTTTTCCAGTAGAGATTACAGCTGAAATAGCCGGTGAACGAGGTGTTACTGTTGATATGAAGGGATTTGATATTGAAATGGAAAACCAAAGGAAACAATCTCAGGCTGCTCATAATGTAGTGAAGCTTTCTGTAGGAAATGGGACCGATATAGTCAAGAGCATCCCCGATACTGAATTTTTGGGATATGACTCTCTCTTTGCCACTGCTGTTGTTAAAGGTCTCTTGGTTAATGGAGACCCAGTGAATGAAGTTTTAGAAGGTTCTGAAGTAGAAATATTATTAGATCGGACGCCATTCTATGCTGAATCAGGTGGTCAAGTTGGAGATAATGGTTTCTTATATGTGAATGGAGGGGAAGATGGAAAACAAAAGGCAGTCATAGAAATCAAAGACGTCCAAAAATCTCTGGGAAATATATTTGTGCACAAAGGCACAATTAAGCTAGGGTCAGTAGAGGTTGGCAAGGAAATCGATGCTTCTGTTGATACAAAATTGAGGCAGGGTGCTAAG GCCCATCATACTGCAACACATCTACTACAGTCCGCTCTTAAAAGTGTTGTTGGTTCAGAAACTTCACAGGCTGGTTCCCTTGTGGCTTTTGATCGTCTCCGGTTTGACTTCAATTTCCATCGCCCCCTTTCTGAAGAGGAATTACTGACAATTGAATCACTTGTAAACCAATGGATTGGCGCTGCAACACAACTTGAGACAAAAGTCATGGCTTTGCAAGATGCAAAAATTGCTGGTGCCATTGCTATGTTTGGAGAAAAGTATGGTGAACAG GTCAGAGTCGTTGAGGTCCCTGGGGTCTCGATGGAACTTTGTGGTGGAACTCATGTCAGTAATACTGCTGAGATTCGTGGTTTCAAGATAATCTCAGAACAGGGAATAGCTTCTGGAATCAGAAGGATTGAGGCAGTTGCAGGTGATGCATTTGTTGAGTATGTTTGTGCTCGCGACAACTATATGCGACACTTATGCTCATCCCTTAAG GTTAAAGCTGAAGATGTGAATGGCAGAGTAGAAACAATTCTTGAAGAATTAAGAACAACCAGAAATGAAGTATCATCTCTACGCAGCAAAATTGCAGTGCTCAAAGCAGCATCTCTCGCAAGTAAAGCAACAACCGTTGCGCCCCATAATGTCAG GATTATGGTTGAGAACATGGGTGATGTGGATGCCGATGGGCTGAAAAGCGCCGCCGAGTATCTAGTGGAAACCATGCAAGACCCTGCTGCGGTGATTTTGGGATCAAGTCCAGGGGATAGTAAAGTTAACTTGGTTGCTGCCTTCAGCCCTGGAGTTGTCAAAATGGGGATGCGGGCAGGGAACTTCGTGGGTGGCATAGCCAAACTCTgcggcggaggtggtggcggtAAGCCTAACTTTGCGCAAGCTGGTGGGCGGAAGCCAGAAAACTTACCAGATGCCCTTGAGAAGGCCCGAGCTGAAATTGTTGCTGCAGTATCATCAGACTCCAGCTGA
- the LOC133926597 gene encoding alanine--tRNA ligase, chloroplastic/mitochondrial-like isoform X2: protein MEVAARPLPLLSTAPAHRLRLLLLPPRPVSGRRLRPSPGPRGFGCVGDGWGGRHSARKKGFIIISSSSASVEPATQEVGAEGSSGEWSGDAIRRRFLDFYAARGHKILPSSSLVPDDPTVFLTIAGMLQFKPIFLGNEPRRVPCATTSQKCIRTNDIENVGRTARHQTFFEMLGNFSFGDYFKKEATAWAWELATKEYGLPTERLWISVFEDDDEAFFIWHNEVGVPKERIKRMGADDNFWTSGATGPCGPCSEIYYDFYPERGSSDADLGDDSRFIEFYNLVFMQYNKKDDGSLEPLKQKNIDTGMGLERMARILQKVPNNYETDLIFPIIEKAGSMAMVSYAKADDATKTNLKIIGDHMRAVVYLISDGVIPSNIGRGYVVRRLIRRVVRMGRLIGIKGDGHGNSEGAFLPSLAEVVISLSTEIDPDVESRRKSILGELQREELRFVQTLERGEKLLDELLDEALLSAGNNGKKPSLSGKDVFLLYDTYGFPVEITAEIAGERGVTVDMKGFDIEMENQRKQSQAAHNVVKLSVGNGTDIVKSIPDTEFLGYDSLFATAVVKGLLVNGDPVNEVLEGSEVEILLDRTPFYAESGGQVGDNGFLYVNGGEDGKQKAVIEIKDVQKSLGNIFVHKGTIKLGSVEVGKEIDASVDTKLRQGAKAHHTATHLLQSALKSVVGSETSQAGSLVAFDRLRFDFNFHRPLSEEELLTIESLVNQWIGAATQLETKVMALQDAKIAGAIAMFGEKYGEQVRVVEVPGVSMELCGGTHVSNTAEIRGFKIISEQGIASGIRRIEAVAGDAFVEYVCARDNYMRHLCSSLKVKAEDVNGRVETILEELRTTRNEVSSLRSKIAVLKAASLASKATTVAPHNVRIMVENMGDVDADGLKSAAEYLVETMQDPAAVILGSSPGDSKVNLVAAFSPGVVKMGMRAGNFVGGIAKLCGGGGGGKPNFAQAGGRKPENLPDALEKARAEIVAAVSSDSS, encoded by the exons ATGGAGGTGGCCGCTcgcccccttcccctcctctccacTGCACCCGcccaccgcctccgcctcctcctcctccctcctcgccccgtctccggccgccgcctccgcccctCCCCTGGACCCCGAG GTTTCGGCTGCGTGGGTGATGGCTGGGGAGGAAGGCATTCTGCTCGTAAGAAAGGATTCATCATAATAAGCAGCTCGTCAG CATCAGTAGAACCCGCAACTCAGGAAGTGGGCGCAGAGGGTTCTTCAGGGGAATGGAGCGGGGATGCCATTCGCCGGAGGTTCCTTGATTTCTATGCTGCCCGTGGCCATAAGATCCTCCCCAGCTCGTCGCTTGTGCCTGACGATCCGACTGTGTTCCTCACCATCGCGGGGATGCTTCAGTTCAAGCCTATATTTCTTGGCAAT GAACCTAGGCGTGTGCCATGTGCCACTACCTCCCAGAAATGCATACGAACAAATGATATTGAAAATGTGGGACGCACTGCTCGACATCAGACTTTCTTTGAGATGCTTGGGAACTTCAGTTTTGGCGATTACTTCAAGAAAGAAGCAACCGCATGGGCATGGGAGCTGGCAACCAAGGA atatggATTACCCACAGAAAGGCTGTGGATTAGTGTTttcgaagatgatgatgaagcatTCTTCATTTGGCACAATGAG GTTGGTGTACCAAAGGAGCGGATAAAGAGGATGGGTGCAGATGATAACTTTTGGACTAGTGGCGCAACTGGACCCTGTGGACCATGCTCTGAAATTTATTATGATTTCTATCCCGAGCGAGGATCATCAGATGCG GATTTAGGCGATGATAGTCGATTCATTGAATTCTATAATCTTGTCTTTATGCAATACAACAAAAAGGATGATGGATCCCTAGAACCACTGAAACAAAAGAACATCGATACAGGAATGGGACTTGAGCGTATGGCACGCATTCTTCAAAAG GTTCCAAACAACTATGAGACAGACTTGATTTTCCCAATTATAGAAAAGGCAGGTAGCATGGCGATGGTGTCCTACGCTAAAGCTGATGATGCCACAAAGACAAATCTTAAA atAATTGGAGATCATATGAGAGCAGTTGTTTATCTCATATCAGATGGGGTCATTCCCTCGAATATTGGGAGAGGATATGTTGTTCGAAGGCTTATAAGAAGAGTAGTTCGGATGGGTAGATTGATAGGTATAAAAGGTGATGGGCATGGAAATTCTGAAGGTGCATTTTTACCTTCACTAGCCGAGGTAGTGATCAGCCTTAGCACTGAGATAGATCCAGATGTTGAATCACGACGGAAATCTATTCTTGGAGAACTTCAAAGGGAAGAGCTGCGATTTGTCCAGACTTTGGAAAGAGGTGAAAAGTTATTGGATGAACTTCTAGATGAGGCGCTATTAAGTGCTGGTAATAATGGAAAAAAGCCTTCCCTATCTGGAAAAGATGTTTTCCTTTTGTACGATACATATGGTTTTCCAGTAGAGATTACAGCTGAAATAGCCGGTGAACGAGGTGTTACTGTTGATATGAAGGGATTTGATATTGAAATGGAAAACCAAAGGAAACAATCTCAGGCTGCTCATAATGTAGTGAAGCTTTCTGTAGGAAATGGGACCGATATAGTCAAGAGCATCCCCGATACTGAATTTTTGGGATATGACTCTCTCTTTGCCACTGCTGTTGTTAAAGGTCTCTTGGTTAATGGAGACCCAGTGAATGAAGTTTTAGAAGGTTCTGAAGTAGAAATATTATTAGATCGGACGCCATTCTATGCTGAATCAGGTGGTCAAGTTGGAGATAATGGTTTCTTATATGTGAATGGAGGGGAAGATGGAAAACAAAAGGCAGTCATAGAAATCAAAGACGTCCAAAAATCTCTGGGAAATATATTTGTGCACAAAGGCACAATTAAGCTAGGGTCAGTAGAGGTTGGCAAGGAAATCGATGCTTCTGTTGATACAAAATTGAGGCAGGGTGCTAAG GCCCATCATACTGCAACACATCTACTACAGTCCGCTCTTAAAAGTGTTGTTGGTTCAGAAACTTCACAGGCTGGTTCCCTTGTGGCTTTTGATCGTCTCCGGTTTGACTTCAATTTCCATCGCCCCCTTTCTGAAGAGGAATTACTGACAATTGAATCACTTGTAAACCAATGGATTGGCGCTGCAACACAACTTGAGACAAAAGTCATGGCTTTGCAAGATGCAAAAATTGCTGGTGCCATTGCTATGTTTGGAGAAAAGTATGGTGAACAG GTCAGAGTCGTTGAGGTCCCTGGGGTCTCGATGGAACTTTGTGGTGGAACTCATGTCAGTAATACTGCTGAGATTCGTGGTTTCAAGATAATCTCAGAACAGGGAATAGCTTCTGGAATCAGAAGGATTGAGGCAGTTGCAGGTGATGCATTTGTTGAGTATGTTTGTGCTCGCGACAACTATATGCGACACTTATGCTCATCCCTTAAG GTTAAAGCTGAAGATGTGAATGGCAGAGTAGAAACAATTCTTGAAGAATTAAGAACAACCAGAAATGAAGTATCATCTCTACGCAGCAAAATTGCAGTGCTCAAAGCAGCATCTCTCGCAAGTAAAGCAACAACCGTTGCGCCCCATAATGTCAG GATTATGGTTGAGAACATGGGTGATGTGGATGCCGATGGGCTGAAAAGCGCCGCCGAGTATCTAGTGGAAACCATGCAAGACCCTGCTGCGGTGATTTTGGGATCAAGTCCAGGGGATAGTAAAGTTAACTTGGTTGCTGCCTTCAGCCCTGGAGTTGTCAAAATGGGGATGCGGGCAGGGAACTTCGTGGGTGGCATAGCCAAACTCTgcggcggaggtggtggcggtAAGCCTAACTTTGCGCAAGCTGGTGGGCGGAAGCCAGAAAACTTACCAGATGCCCTTGAGAAGGCCCGAGCTGAAATTGTTGCTGCAGTATCATCAGACTCCAGCTGA